The Populus alba chromosome 6, ASM523922v2, whole genome shotgun sequence genomic interval agatattgaaattatattgcttaaaatgatctgaaaaaaaatattttttttatttttaaataattatttttgacatcaacgcactaaaatgataaaaaaacataaaaaacatatgaatttgaaaaaaataaaaaatttaatttttttagaaacatttttaaaataaaaaaacaaattaagctgAATGGATAAACAGTAAAAATGCTGTTGTATAATTGTACAATAATCTCTCCTTTTGGCTATGCGACGTGCATCATTTTTGTTGCATAATTGTTTGATATTCCAGGCAGTAATCGGAGAATTGGAGAACATGAAAATCGAGCCATTGTTTACTTCCTCACAACTTCCCTTTAGAATGCATTTAGAACTTAGATTAAAACCGTATTTATACCAGAGATGGTAGATCCTTGTATCTTCAGGATCCTCGCcttatttaaagaaaatgacTAAAATCTCCCTCGACCATTTTCCTCCGAATGGACCGCAATATGCAAGTGGAAACACACTTCTCTTCTCTATAAATTATCACATAACTAGAGATTTCTGTGGATAAAAACTATCCAATTAAGGAATCATTATACGCCAAATTAAGTTCATATGGATAAAAACTTGATCAGTGTAGTGGAATTGATATTAGTATATAGCcaacctatattttttaaaaaatcaatttaattttttatatattttttgatatgttaattttttatatatattttgatattagtacataGCCAAcctatattattaaaatttaattttttatatatatattttgatatgttaattttaaaaatataaaaattattattttaatacatttttacaTGCTCTAAATGGTTAATGGTTAGGTGGTGCCTGATCCCCTTTCTTTTATGACCCCTGTCAAGTGAATCCTGAAGGGTCAGTTTCCATGATTATAAATCAAACACTAATGGGGATAAAGAAGACAAAAGAGtgagagaaagaaataaagtgGTCATCTTCTCCACTCATACACATGTATGAATAATTACATTTAAGAGTAACAATTCTACTTAGGTCACAATATTCAAAATCTCAAAAGAATGCTGCAACCTGGAAAGCTGTAGCAGTGCCTCTTTAGAACCACGCTCCAGTGAGAAAGCACCCATTTCTCTAGCCTCAACTTGAGCAACACAATGCTTACAAGAAGCTGCATTGTCCTAACTCTGATTCTTAGCTCATTTTCTCCACTTGGGTCGGCAATGCTTAACCGCACCCTTCTCACCCCACACCCCAACCCTGAAGAAGTTGTTCAAGAAGTTCAGAGGTACAATGCCGAGTCTAACTCAGCCCTGTCGTTTTAATTTGTTCTTGGTtcttatatgtatgtatgttggCTGCCTGAGTTGTCTGCATTTCTCTGTGTTTTACTTCATTCATGTTTTCCAGTTCCCAGCTGCAAAATTTCGTTGTATGAGTTATTTTGGGTCCTGCAGGCTCAAGATTAAACGGGATCCTTGctgtgttttcatttttttcactgGTTTACTGTGTCGTTAAGGTCACTCTAGTTTTAAAAATGGAACCTTCATTGAATGCAGAAGAGTAAATGCTTCCGTGTCAAGAAGGCAAACGCTACAAGTACTATCTCAAGAAGATCAATCCACATGCCTAACAGGTAACCCCATTGATGATTGCTGGAAGTGTGACCCAGACTGGCCCAACAATCGCCAGAGGCTGGCGGATTGCGCTATTGGGTTCGGGCAGTACGCCATGGGTGGCAAGAACGGTGAATACTACATAGTGACTGACTCCTCGGATGACGACGCCGTCAATCCAAGGCCGGGCACTCTCAGATATGCTGTGATACAACCTCAGCCCCTTTGGATTGTGTTTCCCACTAACATGCTCATTAAATTGTCCCAAGAACTCATTTTTAATAGCTATAAAACCCTTGATGGGCGTGGGGCTAATGTTCACATTTCGGGTGGTGGCTGCATTACTCTGCAGTATATCAGCAATGTTATTATTCACAACATACACATTCACCATTGTGTTCAGTCAGGTAGAGTTTTGTCTCCATTTGctcctttattttcttctcttttcctttctgAGTGGCGCAATATACCCAGGATTTACCATAATCCAAGATGCTAAAGAACTTTTTAGCTGAACTTAGGATCCGTTTAGAATCCTGCCTTTTCATCTTTAACTACTTTCTTTATTGTGGGTCAGTGGGTGGGTCCTAGTAACCCCAAATTTCTTCAGGTAATTGGAGAAAACtgaatgtttttattgattaaaataattataagattccAAAATTGCAGTAAACCCTCTCTCAAGAACTAGGAGAAATGGTGACAAACTCTCCCTGTCTTTTTCACAACGCAGGTGATACCAATGTGCGTTCAAGCCCGACCCACTTTGGGTACCGGACCAAGTCCGATGGTGATGGCATTTCCATCTTCGGCTCCAAAGACATATGGATTGATCACTGCTCACTTTCTCACTGTAAGGACGGTCTGATTGATGCTGTGATGGGGTCCACAGggatcacaatatcaaacaactTTTTCTCCCATCACAATGAGGTTATGCTGCTAGGTCACAGTGATGATTACTCGCCTGACTCCGGGATGCAGGTGACCATAGCCTTCAACCACTTTGGAGAGAAGTTGGTGCAGAGAATGCCTAGATGTAGAAGAGGGTATATTCATGTGGTGAATAATGATTTTACACAGTGGGAAATGTACGCTATTGGTGGTAGTGGTAACCCTACCATTAACAGCCAAGGGAATCGCTACACAGCTCCTTCCAATCGCAATGCTAAAGaggtaaaataaaaaccacTGCTGATTCACGCTTTTGTTCTTACTTTTCGGTAATGGTGTTactgttttgaattttgatgggCCTATGCCCTAATGGCTAAGCACCAGGTCTTGAGTAATTTTCAAGGTGGGGTTGTCATTGCTGAATTTATAAACGTGAAAACCCtagtatataataaatatatattttgaagattttaCTCTTGTCATATAATCCGGCcactagaaaaaacaaaaaaaaatggtactGGTTCGCATCTTTAATAGAATCCCAAATCCACTTttatatctaaatatatattccaATCTCCAAGCAATTTCTATTCTTGCTTTTGTCTTTGACAAGTTTTCTTCATGGAATTTGTCCTTGTGTTTGTTGGTAGGCATGAGGACAGATAATAATTGAGACAATTAATTTTTCAGAACAAGATTTGACCCGTTTGTCGCCATTTTCGAAAAAACAGTAAATTCGGTGCAAAATCCTAATTAGAATAACGCAAAGCACACAGTAGGAGCAAATGAGTAGAGTAATAATTCCAAGAGTGTGTTCGGTGTCGTGATGGTTTTTgggatttactttttatttatatcgcGTGTCAAACTTTAGTTGTTTTAATTAagtatattctttttaaattagaattaatttttttaaaaaatataatcgtaAAATCTaaacactaaaatattttataaaaaaacatgtttatataGATTAAACGATATAtatgtttaacattattcaaattcaaataagaAGAAAGGCTTAAtcttaaactagttttttttaaaaaattatttaaaattttcaaattattttaatatattaatatttaatatatttctaaataaaaatatacttctAATCATAACTACtaccatatttttaaacatttctGAATATATTAATAGTTAATGTCGTGTAGAATGAGCATGAAAGGGGAGGGTGTGTTTGTGCAGGTTACAAAGCGGGTGGACACGGCGGAAGATGATTGGAGAGGTTGGAATTGGAGATCGGAGGGAGACATATTGGTTAACGGAGCATTTTTTGTGGCCTCAGGTGCGGAACTAGAGGTGAAGTATGAGAAGGCCTACAGTGTGGAGCCCAAGTCAGCTGTTCTCATTGACCTCCTCACCATGCATTCTGGCGTCCTCGGTGTTGGTGGCAGGTACACAGTGacatttcttttctctccttttctctctctctcccctactttcttcttctcttttaccTTTAATTCTATCCCCTTTTCTCTCACTAAATTTCTAGGAACACCCTAAACCCTACTTTTTATTTCTGATGCCAATCAAATCCTGGGTTTTATTTCCATTGCCATATCGGGCTTGATTTTCTGCCATATTCCTGGTTCTTAAGATGGGATTTCGGCTGCTAAAAGGAGCCATGACTAGTTCAGAACTGTACACCAAAAATTAGTTCTGAACCTCAGGTTTTGTTTCACTTAATTTGATGCTATGGGCTGCAAGAAACAGGGAAGATTAAGTAAACAGTTGCTAGTTAATGTTAAAAGAATTTGTTGCGACTTACGTGAGACATGACCGAGTGAAATGGAATGAGCAGGAACAACAATCTGGGAATGTGGAGCACAGGGTCAGATGGCGGCAAAGAGGGATTAGGATCCGGCGAAGGCGATGACTATTTGGATGACTACTCCGGTAGCAGTATTTCGTTGCCGCCTCCCTCTCCATATGCTCTTCTTCCTATTTTGACTGCACTGATCTACTTGTTATCTTTCCAGTACATTATAGCAGCAGCACTGACATCCATGTTGTAGCAGGAAAACTAAGCTGTAATTTTTCCTTGGCGGTGTTTGTCATCGCCGTTAAACTGaacttttaaatgattttgaatttttttagttttaaattattgtttttttattttctaattattttaatgttctaatactacaaataaattttaaaaaataaataattagtttaatatatttttaaaccaaaacacacTGAGTCTACTGTATTTTCAAACATCCCAGAATTTCaccattttaatttaacatcTGCAATTCTGTTGAGAACCTATTTTCATCAATTCTTGCAATAATTATCCCATCTGAATCTtacagtttttttaatattaacttgaTTAAACCAAACTATTTAAACCTGTGACCCGGGTTGTGAGATCTAAATAtccatataaaaagtaaattgaaaaacatctcAAAGCTTAATTCTCAAACCATTCTCAAActaattcaatgttgaagggcaaaaaaaaaaaaaaaattcaattaaaaaaactgagttAACCCGACTTAAACCACCAAACTCACGACCAAAGTCATGAAATCGTGATGAccacatataacaaaaaataaatcatgaagttcaatgcctaaataaaataaatcatcaagttgtaattgttttagatcaataaaataaaattttattttacaaaattaagtATCAACCACGAGTCATAAGCTTTCCTTGACATCGTGGGACCTCTATTTtaggcaaaataataataataatgattaccatatttaacaaaaaataaatcatgaagttcaATATCAAATAcctcaatgttaaaaaataaaataaaaaattaattttaaaaataatcgaTTTCAATCCGCTGTAACTTTCTAAATTCAGGATTGGGTCAGGTCATGATTACacatgaaaggaaaaaaggaaaaaaaaataaattataatgcataattctcaatcaatgcaataataagagatgaaattaaaaaaaaattcaaaataaaaatcaagttttacataaaaataaaattgccgGATACTTGCTATTTTTGAAGAGAATAAGAGTGAAACCAACGAggggagagaaaagagaggagaagaagaaaatgaaaaataagtataCATGCACCTCCATCAAATACACTGCATTGTTGGGCCGACCTCACTGAGATGCTTTTAGAGCCACCAGTGATGGCGACGTTATGACACTTGAGGAAGCTGCTCCTGCTTCTAGAGCAACACCTCTTCCTTCACATACAAGAATGTACAATGCGGTGGAAGGGGCTTGTTCCCTTCTTCTGCACTAGAgttcaaactttattttgaacgtctgtcacccccgcggtgccttacatgttcactgggttcacaggatgttcagtgggccgtgggattagtcgtggtgcgcgcaagctggcccggatactcacgtaaataaataaataaaaagaatgtacAATGCGCTTGCTAGTCTCTTTGCCACTATTCGTTGACCCCAGcccaataatttttattagtttcaaatttgatgtattaattattttaaattaataaaataaaattttattttgaaaaattaatatcaaccaCGTGTCATAAGCTTTCCTTGATATCGTGGGACtcctatttcaataaaaaataaaaaataaatcattaagttCAATCCAAagtaaactcaattttaaagaatcaatgtgagagaaaaaaaatgagtgacaaaaaaataaatggtgttGATCTTTTCATTGCATATGCAATTCAATTCGTAATCCTTCAAAGAAAAAGGGGTTGAATATTTATCAATTGTTTATAGCTTTAATTGtttcatatcaataaaaattcattttatattaccaaatcaagcatcaactaagcgatattttttttctaaagacaCTATAAATCAGGTAACCAAAACAAACAACTAAGCCCAATTCCAAATAAATATAActtcaaataaacaaataaaaaaataaattaagggataaaaataataataaaaaaaacattatgaattgcTAACATGTGTGAAGTGAGCATTGTCTTACGCTCGtatcctttagttttttttttgaatcctAATCTTAATCTTAGTTGACaaaaaattaactcattaaATAAATCCATTTATTTAATTCCCAATGTCTTTGTGTAATAGACTGGCCATATAATGACAATGAGAAAGCGGATTGCATCGAGAAAAATTTGTAGTGCCACGCACAACCTAATTAACCCCTCAAGATATTGCAATGAAAAGAGCATTACAGTTTTTCTCAATGTGAAGCAAGCTTGAGAACAAAAGGAGTTCTTATGCATGGAGAAAGACaatttgctaaaaatttaatattatttacatgTAGAATTTTGGCAAATGAGTATTCCTTGCTTAAAAAGCAAAGAGAATGAAGCAACTTGAGGAAGAGGCAAACCAGAAAGGCCGAAAATGTACATGAGGTCCcagttatatatattaagatatcaTATCTtatctaattatattaaaatataatccaAAAATGATGTTAGAAGGGGATAACTCAGGGAGATTCTTGACTCCACCAGAAAAGGGAAACTCTCAGACTGTAGAACTTGTTTGTTAGGTGGGATATTGTTCTCAATATTCTCCaaattgaataagaaaaaattaatatctaaatCTAGTTCTAAGATATTATAATGAAATTAATGCAACTCGATAGGGACTACAGATTTGTTTATGGTGGCTTTTTACCAGCTTAATATCTATTCACggctaaaaaattcataaatacaaatagaaataCTGATAAAAATTTTCCATTCATATATTGTAATGATTTTTTACCAACATAATCTTATATCCCGATATCCATTAAtaaacaccaataaaaaaattctttaggtatataccaataaaaaaataaaaacaccaatAACATTACatacaattttttaattagtgatATGTTAAATTTACTGATAAagataccgacggaataaaatgAGTATATTGTTTTTGACACGCTTTGTCTGTTTGTAAATTCATTGGTATATTTATTGCCAATGCACTCATTGACAAACTATAAATTACTAATAAGAGTTTTTTGATGGACTGGAAATATAAATACCAAcagaaatttttattaattaaactattaaatctaGAAGTGATTTCGGGATAATCTATTTATTAAGTAAATCATTAGAGGATAGTGAAAGATACGAAGAAGATGACGTATTTCATGTTAGGTTTAATTTCTAGGTAAATTCAGCCTTCTAAGAGattagaaaagggaaagaagggGTGATCTTTCCCTTAAAGCAAAGTGACATCAACCAAAGTTTGTTCAGTTCACCTAAGCTTCTTTGTCTCATTATCTagttgaataaattaaatagataatattatctttttccttttttatcacGCTTGACCAACTCTTGGCTCATGAAcattatgaataaaaaactgCTTCAAGTCATCAATTATAACTGCAAACTGTTCTGCCTTCAAATTGTCTCTACTCTACAGCATAACAACATATATCTAATGCTGCAGGTAAGAGTAAATAGCAACTGCTagatcattttataaaataacagtGAAACACTAATTAATAGAGATGGTTTAGCTGGTACTGATTCAAGCTTCTATGCATTGATGAACCAAGTTCACATGTTCTTCAAAAAAAACTCAGCTGGACGCCCTAGACTTTGATTATGTATATCAGAAAATAGAGAGGCAGCGATCtaactataaaaattatgtttaggtTACTGGAAACTTTCGGAAAACGTTCTCCGAGGAACAAGGAACTAGTGCGCAAAGTGCTTGTGATCATGATCGTCCATTTGATACTAAACAGTACAATTTATCAACTCATGTTCCGCTGATCCTACTTTCTTATGGGATTTCAGTTCTTCACTGTCTTTGTCCCTCTGAGGAACAGGCAACGGCTTTGGCTTGCTTGAAGGTTGAAACCTTGTTCGTGTCATAGAAATAACCTTGCACCCTTGAAACTTTTGCTCCTTGCACGCTTCAAAACTTATTTACTTGCTGCATTTTCTAGTCTGCAGTTCATTAGTATTTTGCGGAACGATTATCCCCACAGCATTTTCTCACCAACCATACCATTTCGTGCTTAAGAGAACGTTTACGTGTGTAAACTGACGAGGCTGGAAAATATCCTCGatagaaaaattatatgtgtttttCATGGGCTAATAAAACTAAATCCATAGAATTTAGTGGTTCGGTGATACCtgcaaaaaaaaactctaaaacttAACTCAATATAGTGTTTGTATAAGTGTCgggaaaaatgaatattttcttggcttatcaaaatgaatattttcttgtattagaCTTGTATTGTGTTAGATTTGAAGTCTAGAGAGATGAATCTTAGAAAAataagttatgattttttttgtacttcTAGAGAAATTAGCTTATACAGAATTTCTCAagataaatatctaaaaatatctaaaatattttatataaatatttaatataaagataagttataagatatttaatataaatatctaggATATTTATAGAAATATTTATAAAGATGTGTATATTGTATAAAACAAacactatagttttttttcatgcatcatCTTGAACATaaaaacgaagaagaagatagacAGAGAGATAGAGGGGTTATCTAATTCTTCTTCTCTGTAGCTAATGTGATAGGCATATTGCAGGGAGTTTGTATGGTATTGAATTGGCATTCCCCTAATGGCTGGTGGATTTAGCAAGATACgggaaaaacaacacaaaatctATATGTTCATGAGCAACAAGTGTTCCATCATATTGCTACAAGTTGGTATTTAGCAAACGTGGCTAAAACACATCTTTTTTACAGTTTGAAGCTTTCGCATATTTGCGATTCAACTCAGTGTCACTATCAAGTGTGTGCTCAATTCATATCCCAGAGAGAACCCAAAGAGACCAATGCGCTAGTGTCACTATCTTCAGAGTTCCAAGCTGGATCACAGAAACAACAGTCTAAACCATTACCCTCCCCATGAACTTCTGTTTGACTCTGGTCACTGGACAACTTTGGAATCCAATCATATTGCCTGGTCTCATATGGTGAGTTCATGTGTGTCAGGCTTGATAACTCATAATGTTCCAAGGAAGAGCCTGCGGGTCCGATATTATCATCAGCAGAGTTGTAGTCTCTGATGCTATATTTCCAGGCACTAGTACTGTCGCTATTTTGATACAGCAACTCTGGTTTTGCACTGTAAACTTTGGGCTGGAAATTTCCTGTTCAGAAAACAGGTTGTTAGTTAAGCTTTGTAAATGGTTGTTACCAAAGCACAAAAAGGCAAATAAATAAGTTTCCATGGCAGGAGGAATAATAGAATTGCACCGCACCTTCTTCTTGGGTTTGTATTTCCTTTCTCATATGAGTTCTCCAGTAGTTCTTGATCTCATTGTCAGTTCTACCGGGCAACCTTCGAGCAATCCTTGCCCATCTGCAAGAGAATATAATTAGAGAAAAATTTGGGTACAAAGAATTTGCTTGTATTAGCTTAGATCTGTCAGAACTAGAACAGGAAAGAACATTACTTGTTACCCCATTGCCCATGAAATTGAGTAATAATCTGCTCTTCTTCCGCACTTATATGACCGCGCTTCAGATTGGGTCGAAGGTAGTTCAGCCACCTCATTCTGCAACTCTTACCGCTCCTCATCAGACCTGCGAGTGAACACATAAGAGGGAATTTATTAAAGAGATCGAGAAGAAATCATCTCTTGCGTTCATTCCTAAGGATCCTACCAGATAATCTTGCTATGGAGTCCCACTTTCGCTCCTCTAAAAGAGTTGCAGAAGCTGTTAATAGCTCATCTTCCTCCTCATGCCATGGCCCTTTACGCAATTTGTCTCCTTGATAAGCCATTATTGTAATGACTACTTCAGAGAGGTTTTCGTATTCTTATATGTCGAACAAGGTGGCAAATAGCAGGGGAAAATCAAATGAAAGGGTGACCAGAAAATCTTTCTTGGCACCATAGGTGGATAGCACTAGTTTGTGGTAACACCATCATTGGCTTAAATGAAATCcaagtaaaatgtttttaatttggacATCCCAGGctgttttaataataatgacaTGAAGATGGATGGAGTTCTGATCCCTTTATGCATCACCATTTTTGGCTTTACTTCCAAACTCAAACCCGCATTTACATGCTGTGTAGGACGTGCTAATAGCCCTGCTCTTGGATTATTTTTCCTCTCTGGTCTTGGCTGGAATCACAAACCAGCAAGGCGGCAAATTATTATCTTTGTTCATGTCTTAAGAAATACCTTTCTCAAAAAGTCAAGAAACAGGcaccctttattttttaaagttctttATTGAATCGCATTACTCTTTGTGATTAATGATTTGCTAATCTCTCCattctataattaaataatatgcaTTCCAAAACTAGTAGAAGAATAAATTCTTCTAATATGCTAGACTGATGTGAAAAACATGCTCCTAAGATTATCCCAAGGACCACACAGATTATTCTCAGGATCTCTCTTTACCaccaatttaaaacaaataaaaactacaTTCCATAAGATGAAATACCTAACAAATCTTGGTCAAACGAATTTTAAGTCCCGCTAGCATTCTTCTCATGTCTTGTAAAGGACAATTCCATTCGGGCTAAGAACGTGTTGTTTGGTGATGACAAAACAAGATTTTAACACTTGGGCCATTGAGCTGAGGAAGAGTTCACATAAATAAATCAGAGAAGTAACCAATGCATCGCACACTTCATGCTTATTTCTTTAACATTATTGCTCTTACAATTTTCCATACTACTGCCAAAATATTTTACCATCGCCTTAAAGACCACAAGTAGCTCGTAGCATCAATTGAATTGGATGCTATCTACGATCACATTATTGTACATCATAAACCAGTAATAATCCTTCTCATAGGCATAAGAAACATCAAAACTACATGCTCCAGacctttttttaaaccacatcTATTTAAGCAAGTGTTGTCGATTTTCGATGTCAttgaattttaagagaaaacgcAAGCAGGACAAAACTGTAGGGTCAAAAGAACATTGAAGAAACAGAATCCTCGTCAGCATCCAACATAAAACTGTCCGACTCCTGACTTGAAATTGTCATTAGAACTAGAAATTGGCAAGGAAGATAACATAAAAGGATATCTTATCTATAGCAACTCTGCTTGGCTAGGCTTCTGCTAGTGGTGAACCCAAACTGCAGTAGCCAGCAATAACCAAAAACGCCAACCAACTAGCGGTCTACAAATGACTTGTTCATCAGGTTGACAGCATCATCCATGAACTACATAGACAAGAACATTAACCACCAAATAAGGCTCGATAGAAACATAGTTATGCATGTTTTATGAACGcaatattttattcattcatttcCTAACAATCTtgcaggaaaaaataaaaatgttgaaaTGGGCACCACATAAACTTAGattgttgaaaataaatctttaagata includes:
- the LOC118048355 gene encoding probable pectate lyase 12, encoding MLTRSCIVLTLILSSFSPLGSAMLNRTLLTPHPNPEEVVQEVQRRVNASVSRRQTLQVLSQEDQSTCLTGNPIDDCWKCDPDWPNNRQRLADCAIGFGQYAMGGKNGEYYIVTDSSDDDAVNPRPGTLRYAVIQPQPLWIVFPTNMLIKLSQELIFNSYKTLDGRGANVHISGGGCITLQYISNVIIHNIHIHHCVQSGDTNVRSSPTHFGYRTKSDGDGISIFGSKDIWIDHCSLSHCKDGLIDAVMGSTGITISNNFFSHHNEVMLLGHSDDYSPDSGMQVTIAFNHFGEKLVQRMPRCRRGYIHVVNNDFTQWEMYAIGGSGNPTINSQGNRYTAPSNRNAKEVTKRVDTAEDDWRGWNWRSEGDILVNGAFFVASGAELEVKYEKAYSVEPKSAVLIDLLTMHSGVLGVGGRNNNLGMWSTGSDGGKEGLGSGEGDDYLDDYSGSSISLPPPSPYALLPILTALIYLLSFQYIIAAALTSML
- the LOC118048352 gene encoding transcription factor MYB27 isoform X2, whose protein sequence is MRSGKSCRMRWLNYLRPNLKRGHISAEEEQIITQFHGQWGNKWARIARRLPGRTDNEIKNYWRTHMRKEIQTQEEGNFQPKVYSAKPELLYQNSDSTSAWKYSIRDYNSADDNIGPAGSSLEHYELSSLTHMNSPYETRQYDWIPKLSSDQSQTEVHGEGNGLDCCFCDPAWNSEDSDTSALVSLGSLWDMN
- the LOC118048352 gene encoding transcription factor MYB27 isoform X1 translates to MAYQGDKLRKGPWHEEEDELLTASATLLEERKWDSIARLSGLMRSGKSCRMRWLNYLRPNLKRGHISAEEEQIITQFHGQWGNKWARIARRLPGRTDNEIKNYWRTHMRKEIQTQEEGNFQPKVYSAKPELLYQNSDSTSAWKYSIRDYNSADDNIGPAGSSLEHYELSSLTHMNSPYETRQYDWIPKLSSDQSQTEVHGEGNGLDCCFCDPAWNSEDSDTSALVSLGSLWDMN